GTTGGAGAAGCAGCTACTAGGGATCAGAATCTGGTGAGCAATAATGTTAAGGACGAGCGAACTGATGTTTCTGAGACTGCAGCGAACTCGAATGGGGTTGGAGAAATGTCAACTAGGGATCAGAATTTGGCTAGTGATGGCAAGGATGAGCCTGCTCCTCCTTTGGAGACTGCTAATGAGGCACATGAGCAAAGTGTGAATTGGAATGGGGTTGTGGAAGTACCAAACGGAGATCAGAATGTGGCGACAAGTGGAAAGGATGAGCTTAATCAACCAACGGAGTCTGCAGACAGGCAAAGTACTAATGTTGATTCGAATGGAGTCAATGGACATCTGCCAAATGGTAAAGAATGTGTAAGTTTTCCTTCAGTCAATATAGATTCCCACTTCCCATAGATGTTTAGAGGTCCATGCTTGTGCCTTGTGATAAGTGCTGTATTTTTAAATATTGGTTCACTTCACAAAGTGAACCGTGTTTTCCCCAGCTATTGTTATCATTTTTCATTGGGACATATAAATGTAGTGTAAACTTCTTATTCCTGCTTCAGTTTCTGAATGTAGTTTCTAGGCCCGTGTGACTAATTATAGGAGCTATTTATGGCCAAAACATCAATATGATATTTCACTATTGATCAAATTGGGCAGTCTTTTCCTTTTATTACAATgtaatgtttttgtttttggtcttTCCTAGTCCTACGTGTACTAGGTAGTGATCTTGCATAACACACTGCAAAACAAAACTTCACTTGAAAATTACTTTTACTTAAGCATTCCCGCACATGATACTCTTTCTTCCGATTAGATCTGTTCTTGTCGAAAATAATTGTACACTGGTTATACAAACAGGTTCATAAAAAATTGGATCTCCCTTGTTCCCTCTGTATCTCCTGTTTTAGTTGAGTCTTTGTGGACATGAGTGTATTGCCAAACTAAGTGAAACTGCCTTTTGACAGGCCACCTCAGAAGAGACAATTAAAACATTGGGAAATGAAAATGATATTCTCAAACAGAACGCTGTAAGATGTTCAAGTTTAATTTTTCATATACATGCTAGGATGTTCTGTAGTTTCATATATTTCATATGCATAGCCTATCTTTCCACAGGTCACATCAGACGAAACAATTGGAAAATTGAAAGGAGAAAATGCTATGCTCATTCAGAAAGAGGTCATATTTTACCAAAGAAATTTCCGTCCTTTGTTTTAGAACCTATGTTTCCATGTTTTTATAACTTGTTCAGCATACCATTCCACAGACCACTTCAGAAGAGACAATCAAGAAactaaaagaagaaaatgatacATACATTCAGAAAGAGGTAATATTTGATCTGAGAATTATCTTCCTTTGTTTTATTACATCTCAATGTTTTTATAATATGTGCTGTGTATCTCACTCAGGCCATATCAGAAGACATAATCAGGAACTTAAAAGCAGAAAATGCTATGCACATTCAGAAAGAGGTAATATTGTATCTGAGAATTTCCTGTCCTTTGTTTTAGCAACTTTGTTTCAATGTTCTTATAACATGTACAACTCATCATGTCATAGGCTATATCGGAAGAGACAATCAGAaaattgaaagaacaaaatGACATACATATGCAAAAAGAGGTAATACATTTTAAATTTCACCCGAGTGACATTTATTCTTTTTCTACGGTCTCTATCTCGCTATTTTCTTTAAACACATATACTCTATCTTTCCACAGGTTGCATCAGAAGAGACCACCAGAAAATTGAAAGAACATGATATGCGTGTTCAGAAAGAGGTAGTGTTTTACCTAGAACTATAAGCATCTATCCTTTATTTGAGAACTTATGTTTATGACATTTACTGCCTATCATTCCACAGGCCATATTAGAAGATACAATTAGAAAGttgaatgaagaaaatgataTGCACATGAAGAAAGAAGTAAATTAAAGTTTATCTGACAAATATCTCTTTTTTAATGTTTAGCTTGCAATCTTCTCTTTACTCATATAGCATATCTTAAAACAGGCCATATCAGAAGAGACAATAAgcaaattgaaaaaagaaaatgcattCCACATTCAGAAAGAggtaattttattttgaatttcatctttgagatttttatttttttcatttttttaattgctCAAATCACTAAAATTCTTTAGTATGATTGCCTATAACCAATCTATCCACAGGCCATATCAGAGGAGACAATTAAAAAActgaaagaagaaaatgatgaacATGTTTATAAAGAGGTAATATATTGTAAGTTTTATCAGAGATATTAATTTAACTGCTCATGTTGCAGCTTTATATTTACTTTCTCAACAGGCAGTCCAGATGGAAATCCTAGAGAAAAAGGCTAACAGTGAGCTTTGTTTCTAATAAAATCTCTTATAAGTTTTTTCATCTATACCATTTGTTTTGCCTTTCTTTTACAGGTTACCTTGGAAgagttaataaaaaaattacaagctGAAAAAGAATTGCAGACACAAAAACAGGTAATTAAATTGAACAGTTTTGATGAATGTTTGGATGGCTCTTATATCatgtttgggaaagattaaTTTTGGGGAAATAACTATCTTTTTCTAAAAGCTCTATCTGGGAGATGCAAAAGAAAATCGATTATTACCTCATAATGAGCTAATCCAAATTATGTTATTCTTGTATATGTTTAGCCACTGACTGTACAGTGGATTATCTGCAGACTGAATTGGAAATGAAAATCGCACAATTACAGGGAGAGAATAATTCCTTAATTCAAAGAGAGGTGAGTGATTCTATGTATACTTTAAATGATTTAGGAGTATTGATTTAGAGAAATCTTTATTAAATGGTATATCATGTGCAGGCTGGATTGGTCGAAAAAACCAACCTGTTGCTGAATGAAAAGGTTGTTTTGAGCTTGAAAGGGGTAATAATTTCTTCATTACTTTGTCGTTTCCTACACTACACCCACTATTTATTTAACCTTAACTGATCCCCACTCTCATGGTGTGcaatattttgtttttctaaatggaaattgatttgaaattttaaatccAATATATATTGTTCCACAGGAGAGTTTAGAGCGGAAAATAAATCTTTTGGAGAGCGATTTGAGTTCTTTTAGTGAGAAAGAGGTAATAACTTGTCTATTCTCTCATATTTTATTGTATGGAATATATTGTTTGCTTAATTAACACTTTAACTTTCATAGTAGGTTAGGTattatgtaaccaaaaaaagatTAGGTATTGTTAGTACCTGATCTTGAACTGGTAAAAAACATATTAAGCATGTAATTGAATTTGGGTTGCACAGTTTTAATGAATGTGTGGACGGCTCTTATGTGTCATTCAAAATTTATTATCCCTATATATGTTTAACTACTGACTGTGATATTTGACTTGATTATCTGCAGTCTGGTCTGGAAATGAGAATAGCACAATTGCAGAGAGAGAATGATTCCTTGATTCAAAAAGAGGTGATTgacttgtttatttttttaagtttgaGACCATTTAGCTTTAGAAATTATTTATCAACGTACTTAATATCATATGCAGGCTGAATTGGTGGGAAAAACCAATCAGTTGCTGAATGAAAAGACAGTTTTGAGCCTCAAAGGGGTAAGAATTTCTTTATCAACTTTGTGAGTTCCTACATTCAGTGTTTATTTAACTTCATCTGACCCCGTCTCCATCTCTCATGGTGTACAATATTTTGacctttttttttgataaatgaAAATTTGGCTGAAACTGCAAATCCAATATACATTGTTTACAGGAGAGTTTAGAGCAAAAAGTAAATCTTCTGGAGAGTGATTTGAGTTCTTTTGTTGAGAAAGAGGTAATAACTTCTCTATTATCTAATATTCTATTGACTTATTGTGTTGAATATATTGTCTGCTTAATAATTATCACCCTTAACTTTCATATAGTAGATTATTGTAATTTGTCGGCATCCAATCTTGACTAAATAAATAAAGTATGATCAATGTAAAATTAGATAAAGTCAAAGTTTTTTCCCTTCTTTCTGAATTCGAAGTAAATCCTCAAGGCCCAAGCCAATCCCTTGTCACGATCCAAAACTCCCTGATACCATCTAGTTTTACGGTGTTCAGATTCAAGAATCTAGATTCCAGATACCTTTCTGTTTGATGGTAATTTGGGCTTTGtttggaaaataaaaagattgtTTGATTGAAGAAATAAAGGTTGTTTTGAAATTAGGTCAACGGGAAATGAAAATAGAGAGAAGTTTAGGGCAACTAAGAGTGAGCTCTCTGGGCTAGAGAACAGATGTAAAATTTGGAGAGAAACAAaagggaaaatttagagagaaccGTGCAGAGGAGTTGAGTCATCTTGGTATCTCATTCTTTAGATTCCAGGTTAGTTTTTTCCCATCACTCTTTGTTGGCTTTACCCCACAGGTTTCAGCAACCCCCATCATCTTGCAAGCCTCTCCTCTCCTGCCATAGCCAGCAAGTTTTATTGGTTTAGAAGATAAATTGTATGTACATCTGGCCTTT
This is a stretch of genomic DNA from Lotus japonicus ecotype B-129 chromosome 1, LjGifu_v1.2. It encodes these proteins:
- the LOC130728102 gene encoding uncharacterized protein LOC130728102 isoform X4, with translation MGLWKYQTEIRMWRQVERMSLINQRSLQTGKVLMLIRMESMDICQMATSEETIKTLGNENDILKQNAVTSDETIGKLKGENAMLIQKETTSEETIKKLKEENDTYIQKEAISEDIIRNLKAENAMHIQKEAISEETIRKLKEQNDIHMQKEVASEETTRKLKEHDMRVQKEAILEDTIRKLNEENDMHMKKEAISEETISKLKKENAFHIQKEAISEETIKKLKEENDEHVYKEVTLEELIKKLQAEKELQTQKQTELEMKIAQLQGENNSLIQREAGLVEKTNLLLNEKVVLSLKGESLERKINLLESDLSSFSEKESGLEMRIAQLQRENDSLIQKEAELVGKTNQLLNEKTVLSLKGESLEQKVNLLESDLSSFVEKENATKDIISNLNRSISVLQVQVAELEEFRSNLLLENQQLRENVSGLQSTIQNLENSSSSSFSLDASSKDLASENDDLKSQIEAACTLVEKLVAENAELVEKVNELYIELDRQSAEIRLSRDTVPDGKTEFAKPAGVAIAVPASGELRSVSAQEFDSLKESSVKDNGGSVDTEHAVAVISNSSLVPDDAGEIVQIPLDDNEIQELELQDAKNAENEAVPVPLTDSPLVGAPFRLISFVAKYVSGADLVNHS
- the LOC130728102 gene encoding uncharacterized protein LOC130728102 isoform X3, with translation MEDDKRKRKNKKKKGKQSKNVENGVGEAATRDQNLVSNNVKDERTDVSETAANSNGVGEMSTRDQNLASDGKDEPAPPLETANEAHEQSVNWNGVVEVPNGDQNVATSGKDELNQPTESADRQSTNVDSNGVNGHLPNGKECATSEETIKTLGNENDILKQNAVTSDETIGKLKGENAMLIQKETTSEETIKKLKEENDTYIQKEAISEDIIRNLKAENAMHIQKEAISEETIRKLKEQNDIHMQKEVASEETTRKLKEHDMRVQKEAISEETISKLKKENAFHIQKEAISEETIKKLKEENDEHVYKEVTLEELIKKLQAEKELQTQKQTELEMKIAQLQGENNSLIQREAGLVEKTNLLLNEKVVLSLKGESLERKINLLESDLSSFSEKESGLEMRIAQLQRENDSLIQKEAELVGKTNQLLNEKTVLSLKGESLEQKVNLLESDLSSFVEKENATKDIISNLNRSISVLQVQVAELEEFRSNLLLENQQLRENVSGLQSTIQNLENSSSSSFSLDASSKDLASENDDLKSQIEAACTLVEKLVAENAELVEKVNELYIELDRQSAEIRLSRDTVPDGKTEFAKPAGVAIAVPASGELRSVSAQEFDSLKESSVKDNGGSVDTEHAVAVISNSSLVPDDAGEIVQIPLDDNEIQELELQDAKNAENEAVPVPLTDSPLVGAPFRLISFVAKYVSGADLVNHS
- the LOC130728102 gene encoding uncharacterized protein LOC130728102 isoform X2 — translated: MEDDKRKRKNKKKKGKQSKNVENGVGEAATRDQNLVSNNVKDERTDVSETAANSNGVGEMSTRDQNLASDGKDEPAPPLETANEAHEQSVNWNGVVEVPNGDQNVATSGKDELNQPTESADRQSTNVDSNGVNGHLPNGKECVTSDETIGKLKGENAMLIQKETTSEETIKKLKEENDTYIQKEAISEDIIRNLKAENAMHIQKEAISEETIRKLKEQNDIHMQKEVASEETTRKLKEHDMRVQKEAILEDTIRKLNEENDMHMKKEAISEETISKLKKENAFHIQKEAISEETIKKLKEENDEHVYKEVTLEELIKKLQAEKELQTQKQTELEMKIAQLQGENNSLIQREAGLVEKTNLLLNEKVVLSLKGESLERKINLLESDLSSFSEKESGLEMRIAQLQRENDSLIQKEAELVGKTNQLLNEKTVLSLKGESLEQKVNLLESDLSSFVEKENATKDIISNLNRSISVLQVQVAELEEFRSNLLLENQQLRENVSGLQSTIQNLENSSSSSFSLDASSKDLASENDDLKSQIEAACTLVEKLVAENAELVEKVNELYIELDRQSAEIRLSRDTVPDGKTEFAKPAGVAIAVPASGELRSVSAQEFDSLKESSVKDNGGSVDTEHAVAVISNSSLVPDDAGEIVQIPLDDNEIQELELQDAKNAENEAVPVPLTDSPLVGAPFRLISFVAKYVSGADLVNHS
- the LOC130728102 gene encoding uncharacterized protein LOC130728102 isoform X1, translating into MEDDKRKRKNKKKKGKQSKNVENGVGEAATRDQNLVSNNVKDERTDVSETAANSNGVGEMSTRDQNLASDGKDEPAPPLETANEAHEQSVNWNGVVEVPNGDQNVATSGKDELNQPTESADRQSTNVDSNGVNGHLPNGKECATSEETIKTLGNENDILKQNAVTSDETIGKLKGENAMLIQKETTSEETIKKLKEENDTYIQKEAISEDIIRNLKAENAMHIQKEAISEETIRKLKEQNDIHMQKEVASEETTRKLKEHDMRVQKEAILEDTIRKLNEENDMHMKKEAISEETISKLKKENAFHIQKEAISEETIKKLKEENDEHVYKEVTLEELIKKLQAEKELQTQKQTELEMKIAQLQGENNSLIQREAGLVEKTNLLLNEKVVLSLKGESLERKINLLESDLSSFSEKESGLEMRIAQLQRENDSLIQKEAELVGKTNQLLNEKTVLSLKGESLEQKVNLLESDLSSFVEKENATKDIISNLNRSISVLQVQVAELEEFRSNLLLENQQLRENVSGLQSTIQNLENSSSSSFSLDASSKDLASENDDLKSQIEAACTLVEKLVAENAELVEKVNELYIELDRQSAEIRLSRDTVPDGKTEFAKPAGVAIAVPASGELRSVSAQEFDSLKESSVKDNGGSVDTEHAVAVISNSSLVPDDAGEIVQIPLDDNEIQELELQDAKNAENEAVPVPLTDSPLVGAPFRLISFVAKYVSGADLVNHS